The following are from one region of the Desulfovibrio desulfuricans genome:
- a CDS encoding efflux RND transporter periplasmic adaptor subunit, producing MSIRPIAKISVVLGLCLALVACQSDKKGQPDMRLPVSAVEVTVADASWPSQFQAQASGSRAVEVRARVQGIIEKRLYNEGDFVKAGQQMFQLERDQYEAQVQQAQAQYVNAEREWKRIRPLYEKNAVSQKDRDSALAAYDSAKASLRQAKINLDYCQVVAPVSGYSSKENYTPGNLVSNNSLLTYVNQTDPMYIDFSIAAPDRMLRQQLAASGVLVFPKDNRYKARLRLLDGTMYGTEGDVTFIDSQVQPTTGVIKARAVFPNADGQIMPGQYVRLFVEGDILKNAILIPQKCVVVTQKGTVVMGLDKDDKVYPIPITVTVAVGDQYLVGSGLKGGERIISEGIIKARPGTQVRVQQAGGQQPQDAAPKK from the coding sequence ATGAGTATCAGACCTATTGCGAAAATTTCAGTTGTATTGGGGCTTTGCCTTGCCCTTGTCGCCTGCCAGAGCGACAAAAAAGGACAACCCGACATGCGCTTGCCGGTGTCGGCTGTTGAAGTAACCGTTGCCGATGCCTCCTGGCCCAGCCAGTTCCAGGCGCAGGCCTCGGGTTCACGCGCTGTTGAAGTGCGCGCCCGTGTTCAGGGCATTATTGAAAAGCGCCTGTATAACGAAGGCGATTTCGTTAAGGCCGGGCAGCAGATGTTCCAGCTTGAACGCGATCAGTACGAAGCCCAGGTGCAGCAGGCGCAGGCCCAGTACGTGAACGCGGAACGTGAATGGAAGCGTATTCGCCCTCTGTACGAAAAGAACGCCGTTTCGCAGAAAGACCGCGATTCTGCCCTGGCAGCGTACGACAGCGCCAAGGCCTCCCTGCGTCAGGCCAAGATCAATCTGGATTACTGTCAGGTGGTGGCGCCTGTTTCCGGCTACAGCAGCAAGGAAAACTACACCCCCGGCAACCTGGTGAGCAACAATTCGCTGCTTACCTACGTGAACCAGACAGATCCCATGTACATTGACTTTTCCATCGCCGCGCCTGACCGCATGCTGCGCCAGCAGCTTGCAGCCTCGGGCGTTCTGGTGTTCCCCAAGGACAACCGCTACAAGGCCAGGTTGCGCCTGCTGGACGGCACCATGTACGGCACGGAAGGCGACGTGACCTTTATCGACAGCCAGGTGCAGCCCACCACGGGCGTTATCAAGGCCCGTGCGGTGTTTCCCAATGCCGACGGGCAGATCATGCCCGGGCAGTATGTGCGCCTGTTTGTGGAAGGCGATATTCTCAAGAACGCCATTCTTATTCCGCAAAAGTGCGTTGTCGTGACCCAGAAGGGTACCGTGGTCATGGGGCTGGACAAGGACGACAAGGTCTACCCCATTCCCATCACTGTGACTGTGGCTGTGGGAGATCAGTATCTGGTGGGTTCCGGCCTCAAGGGCGGGGAACGCATCATCAGTGAAGGTATCATCAAAGCCCGCCCCGGGACTCAAGTGCGCGTGCAGCAAGCCGGTGGGCAGCAGCCCCAGGATGCCGCGCCGAAGAAGTAG
- a CDS encoding thioredoxin, with protein sequence MTLTIVALLFLLLVGIYINARMRTARHLRCITEEKGDIARASGMTASIGVFYPDVSATVVMGVSEEIGACYYRVLRDGKVINRSRINLANIKRVELLINGDVRNVGISSAQATSFLKATDVAGRILSQYSSADLRVMLRAGLRIVFAGESGAEKQLEITVLRMTDERHKFKRMELLKDTVWWVVFLDSASANARHIREYFEKSEPPDSDGEFF encoded by the coding sequence ATGACCCTTACAATTGTCGCCCTGCTGTTTCTCCTGCTTGTAGGCATTTATATAAATGCCAGGATGCGTACTGCGCGCCATCTGCGCTGCATCACAGAGGAGAAGGGCGATATTGCCAGGGCCTCCGGCATGACGGCCAGCATCGGCGTTTTTTATCCTGATGTGAGCGCCACTGTTGTTATGGGCGTTTCTGAGGAAATCGGGGCGTGTTATTACCGTGTGCTGCGCGACGGCAAGGTCATCAACCGCAGCCGTATCAATCTGGCCAACATCAAGCGTGTGGAACTGCTGATTAACGGCGATGTGCGCAATGTGGGCATTTCATCCGCGCAGGCCACCAGTTTCCTCAAGGCCACCGATGTGGCAGGCAGAATACTTTCTCAATATTCTTCGGCAGACCTGCGCGTCATGCTGCGTGCTGGCCTGCGGATTGTTTTTGCGGGCGAAAGCGGTGCAGAGAAGCAACTGGAGATAACAGTGCTGCGCATGACTGACGAGCGCCACAAGTTCAAGCGCATGGAGCTGCTCAAGGATACCGTGTGGTGGGTGGTCTTTCTGGACAGTGCAAGCGCCAATGCCAGACACATCAGAGAGTACTTTGAAAAGAGTGAACCCCCTGATTCTGATGGAGAATTTTTCTAA
- a CDS encoding XdhC family protein, with protein sequence MGKKNDASLLPSAGEGPKGTPESLVTTPWEDTLEARAAALLTGGEPLVLVTVVSRTGSAPREAGTRALQTRNGFEGTVGGGLLEARAMEAARNSLASGLSARVSCDMSGFTPNSDMICGGGMEVLCEVLPPRQAEMFALAAEVLRLGGRGAWLVELRQDGVSLHGEGETPQRRLFVDALPEHAVLTEGVTVGLDAITPLLETRKGRPGLVDVDGRILYVEPLDAPPVLLLCGGGHVSLEVARLAHSCGFVVDVVDDREEFSNAGRFPMARHCRVLPGYENLVQTCDIGRRHFVAIITRGHSFDREALAQALTSHAQYVGMIGSRTKREQVYAVLRKQGVPDAELAAVCCPIGLSIEAETPQQIAVSIVAELLAARAGTLVRLRFDD encoded by the coding sequence ATGGGTAAGAAAAACGATGCCTCTCTGTTGCCTTCAGCCGGCGAAGGCCCCAAGGGCACGCCGGAATCTCTGGTGACAACCCCGTGGGAAGACACGCTTGAAGCCCGCGCTGCGGCCCTGCTGACTGGGGGCGAACCTCTGGTGCTTGTGACCGTGGTGAGCCGCACAGGCTCTGCCCCGCGCGAAGCCGGAACCCGCGCCCTTCAGACTCGCAACGGATTTGAAGGTACAGTGGGCGGCGGCCTGCTTGAAGCGCGCGCCATGGAAGCGGCCCGCAACAGCCTTGCAAGCGGCCTTTCTGCGCGTGTTTCGTGCGACATGAGCGGCTTTACGCCCAACAGCGACATGATCTGCGGCGGCGGCATGGAAGTGCTGTGCGAGGTGCTTCCACCCCGTCAGGCTGAAATGTTCGCCCTCGCGGCAGAAGTACTGCGGCTGGGCGGTCGGGGTGCATGGCTGGTTGAACTGCGCCAGGACGGCGTTTCGCTGCATGGCGAGGGGGAAACCCCGCAGAGGCGGCTGTTTGTGGACGCCTTGCCGGAACATGCCGTTTTGACCGAAGGCGTGACCGTGGGGCTGGACGCGATAACCCCCCTGCTGGAGACGCGCAAGGGCCGCCCCGGGCTGGTAGATGTTGACGGGCGCATCCTTTACGTGGAACCTCTGGATGCGCCGCCCGTGCTCTTGCTGTGCGGCGGCGGGCATGTGTCGCTGGAAGTTGCGCGACTGGCCCATTCCTGCGGCTTTGTGGTGGACGTGGTGGACGACCGCGAAGAGTTTTCCAATGCGGGGCGCTTCCCCATGGCCCGCCATTGCCGGGTTTTGCCTGGCTACGAGAACCTTGTGCAGACCTGCGATATCGGGCGCAGGCATTTTGTGGCCATTATCACGCGCGGGCACAGTTTTGACCGCGAGGCCCTGGCTCAGGCTCTGACAAGTCATGCCCAGTATGTGGGCATGATCGGCAGCAGAACCAAGCGCGAACAGGTGTATGCCGTTTTGCGCAAGCAGGGGGTGCCAGATGCGGAACTGGCTGCCGTATGCTGCCCCATTGGCCTTTCCATAGAGGCGGAGACACCGCAGCAGATTGCAGTTTCCATTGTGGCCGAATTGCTGGCCGCCCGTGCCGGGACCCTGGTGCGCCTGCGATTTGACGACTAG
- the topA gene encoding type I DNA topoisomerase translates to MGKQLIIVESPAKVKTIKKFLGPQYMVQASVGHVRDLPSSSLGVDEANDFAPHYEVIDNKKNVVSELRAAASKADTVYLAPDPDREGEAIAWHVAELIRDKAKDIKRIQFNEITAKAVKEALAHPRELNGHLFDAQQARRVLDRLVGYKISPLLWKSIKRGISAGRVQSVALRLIVEREEAREVFKPEEYWLFKALLAADVPPPFKAELAKVGGKKAVVSNAAQAKDIEDAMAGKPFVVESVEEKERERAPQPPFITSTLQQAANQRLSYTAKRTMNIAQRLYEGVELGDRGLTALITYMRTDSTRIADEARDAAKAFIEGSFGKEYLPKRARVYKAKGGAQDAHEAIRPVDVTITPDEVKTHLPPEQYNLYRLIWSRFVASQMAGARFHDTTASIACAHTQWKAKGERLLFPGFLAAMPRGKDEADAELPPLTAGQTLTLEKLDKEQKFTQPPARFSEASLVRELEELGIGRPSTYAAIISTLQDREYVSLKERHFVPTDLGRVVCTQLVEHFGKLMDVGFTAQMEENLDKVAEGQEQWVELLRRFSEDFNPTLAAASKNMKSLKGGMPANLPCPECGKDLLIKFGKAGAFLACSGYPECRYTSNFERTEDGTVEAVAQEKPQYEKVGDCPQCGKDLVIKKSRTGSSFIACTGYPDCKYAAPLSTGVPCPRCGKGSLVEKSTKRGKIFYSCDQYPQCDFALWDKPVPGPCPRCNSPYLIEKKSRDGAKVICPVKGCGYVKEDGDG, encoded by the coding sequence ATGGGCAAACAGCTTATCATTGTGGAATCACCCGCCAAGGTGAAGACCATCAAGAAGTTTCTGGGGCCGCAGTACATGGTGCAGGCCAGTGTTGGCCATGTGCGCGACCTGCCGTCCAGCTCGCTTGGTGTGGACGAAGCCAACGATTTTGCGCCGCACTACGAGGTTATAGACAATAAAAAAAATGTGGTCAGCGAACTCCGCGCGGCCGCTTCCAAGGCCGATACCGTATATCTCGCGCCCGACCCCGACCGCGAGGGAGAGGCCATTGCCTGGCATGTGGCGGAACTTATCCGCGACAAAGCCAAGGATATCAAACGCATCCAGTTTAACGAAATCACGGCCAAGGCGGTGAAAGAAGCCTTGGCGCACCCGCGCGAGCTCAACGGACATCTTTTTGACGCGCAGCAGGCCCGCCGTGTGCTGGATCGTCTGGTGGGCTACAAAATTTCGCCCCTGCTGTGGAAGTCCATCAAGCGCGGCATTTCTGCCGGGCGCGTGCAGTCGGTGGCCCTGCGCCTCATTGTTGAGCGCGAGGAGGCCCGCGAGGTCTTCAAGCCCGAAGAATACTGGCTGTTCAAAGCCTTGCTGGCAGCCGACGTGCCGCCGCCGTTCAAGGCCGAGCTTGCCAAGGTAGGCGGAAAAAAGGCCGTGGTCAGCAATGCGGCCCAGGCCAAGGATATTGAAGACGCCATGGCGGGCAAGCCCTTTGTGGTAGAAAGCGTGGAAGAAAAAGAGCGCGAACGCGCCCCGCAGCCGCCCTTCATTACCTCAACCTTGCAGCAGGCTGCCAACCAGCGCCTTTCGTACACTGCCAAGCGCACCATGAATATTGCCCAGCGTCTGTACGAAGGCGTTGAACTGGGCGACAGGGGGCTTACGGCCCTCATCACTTACATGCGTACCGACTCCACACGCATTGCCGATGAAGCCCGCGATGCAGCCAAGGCCTTTATTGAAGGCAGCTTTGGCAAGGAATATCTGCCCAAGCGGGCCAGGGTCTACAAGGCCAAGGGCGGCGCGCAGGACGCGCATGAAGCCATCCGCCCTGTTGACGTGACCATCACGCCCGATGAGGTGAAAACTCACCTGCCGCCGGAGCAGTACAATCTTTATCGGCTCATCTGGTCGCGCTTTGTGGCCTCGCAGATGGCCGGGGCGCGCTTTCACGACACCACGGCCAGTATTGCCTGCGCGCATACGCAGTGGAAGGCCAAGGGCGAGCGCCTGTTGTTCCCCGGTTTTCTGGCGGCCATGCCGCGCGGCAAGGATGAGGCGGACGCTGAACTGCCGCCTCTGACCGCAGGGCAGACGCTCACGCTCGAAAAGCTCGACAAGGAGCAGAAGTTCACCCAGCCCCCGGCCCGCTTCAGCGAAGCAAGCCTTGTGCGCGAGCTGGAAGAACTGGGCATCGGGCGTCCTTCCACTTATGCGGCCATTATTTCCACCCTTCAGGACAGGGAATACGTGAGCCTGAAAGAGCGCCATTTTGTGCCCACCGACCTTGGGCGCGTGGTATGCACCCAGCTTGTGGAGCATTTCGGCAAGCTCATGGACGTGGGTTTCACCGCCCAGATGGAAGAAAACCTGGACAAGGTGGCCGAAGGTCAAGAACAGTGGGTCGAACTGCTGCGGCGTTTTTCGGAAGATTTCAATCCCACGCTGGCTGCTGCGTCCAAGAATATGAAGAGCCTCAAGGGGGGCATGCCCGCAAACCTGCCCTGCCCGGAGTGCGGCAAGGATCTGCTCATCAAGTTTGGCAAGGCCGGGGCTTTTCTGGCCTGTTCCGGCTATCCGGAATGCCGCTACACCAGCAATTTTGAGCGTACGGAAGACGGCACCGTGGAAGCCGTGGCCCAGGAAAAGCCCCAGTATGAAAAGGTAGGAGACTGCCCGCAGTGCGGCAAAGACCTGGTGATCAAGAAGTCCCGCACTGGCAGCAGCTTCATTGCCTGCACGGGCTATCCTGATTGCAAGTACGCGGCTCCGCTTTCCACCGGGGTGCCTTGCCCACGTTGCGGCAAAGGGTCTCTGGTGGAAAAAAGCACCAAGCGCGGCAAGATATTTTATTCATGCGACCAGTACCCGCAGTGTGATTTTGCCCTGTGGGACAAGCCCGTGCCCGGCCCCTGCCCACGGTGCAATTCGCCCTATCTGATCGAAAAGAAAAGCCGCGATGGCGCAAAGGTCATCTGCCCGGTCAAGGGCTGCGGCTATGTGAAGGAGGATGGAGATGGGTAA